A segment of the Streptomyces sp. P9-A2 genome:
CGTCGGGTCCGTGACCGCCCCGACGATGACCTCCTGCCCCTGCGGCAGCAGTTCCTGCACCTGCACGCCGTCGATCCGGGCGGCAGGGTCGTACGCGCGCGCGTTCTCCACGATCCGGCAGAACACCGCCCGCACGTCGGCCGCGCCCTCCACCCCGACGATCACACCGCCGGCATCGGTCTTGTGCAGGATGTCCGGTGAGACGATCTTCATCACGACGGGCCCGCCGAACCGCGCCGCGTACGCCACGGCCTCGTCGACGTCCGTCGCCAGCTCCTCACCCGGTACGGCGATCCCGTACGCGTCCGCCAGCACCTTGCCCTCGGGGGCGGTGAGCGAGGTGCGCCCCTCGGCGCGCACCGCCTCGAGCAGCGCGCGCACCCGGAGCGTGCGGTCCTCGGCCATCACCTGATCTCCTTCGAGGATGCCCCGGCCTTCAGGCCAGGGTGGGGGCACGTGATCGGGTAGAGCGTCTGCCGTGCGTGGCGAGAACCGAGCGCGCATACCGTGTCGATCGAGAACCAGGACGGCACACCCGAGCCTTGCTCGACAAACCGGGAAGGTTCCGTCCCGGCTGGTGTTGAGGGAGTAGGACCTTGCAGGTCGCTGACCTGCGGGGCTTCCTGAGCCAGGAATCCCCCCGCTTGAGCTGGGGGAGGGTTCAAGTCAGATCACCCCGTTCGACTTGAGCAGGCGCAGTTCCTCGTCACCGAGGCCGAGTTCGCCGACGAACACCTCTTCGTTGTGCTCGCCGAGCAGCGGGGAGGCGACCACGTCGACGGGGGAGTCGGAGAGCTTCAGCGGGCTGCCGACGGTGACGAACTCACCGCGCTCGGGGTGCGGGACGGTGACGACCATCCCGTTCGCCGCCAGCGAGGCGTCCTCGATGATCTCCCTGGTGGACAGGATCGGCCCGCACGGGATGTTGTGCGCGTTCAGCCGTTCCAGCACCTCCCACTTGGGCAGCGTCGAGGACCACTCCTCGATCAGCTGGAACAGCTTGCCGAGCTTGGGCAGCCGGGCCTGCGGCGTCGCCCAGTCGGGGTCCTCGGCCAGCTCCGGCCGGCCGATCAGCTCACTGAGCGGCTTCCAGCCGACGGGCTGCACGATCACGTACACGTAGTCGTTCGGACCGCCCGGCGCGCACTTGACCGCCCAGCCGGGCTGCCCGCCGCCGGACGCGTTCCCGGACCGGGGGACCTCGTCGCCGAAGTCCTCGTTGGGATATTCGGCGAGCGGACCGTGGGCCAGGCGCTGCTGGTCGCGCAGCTTCACCCGGCAGAGGTTGAGCACCGCGTGCTGCATGGCCACGTTCACCCGCTGCCCGCGCCCGGTGGACTCCCGCTGGAACAGCGCGGCGAGGATGCCCGCCACCACGTGGATGCCCGTGCCCGAGTCCCCGATCTGGGCGCCCGTCGCCAGCGGCGGCCCCTCCTCGAAACCGGTGGTCGACATCGCCCCGCCCATGGCCTGCGCGACGACCTCGTACGCCTTGAAGGCGGTGTACGGACCGTCGCCGAACCCCTTGATGGAGGCATAGACGATCCGTGGGTTGATCTCCTTGATGCGGTCCCAGGTGAAGCCCATCCGGTCGACGGCGCCCGGCCCGAAGTTCTCGACCATGACGTCCGAGCGCCGGATC
Coding sequences within it:
- the frc gene encoding formyl-CoA transferase, with protein sequence MSAATGALPAKALDGVRVLDMTHVQSGPSATQLLAWLGADVVKLEAPTGDITRTQLRDLPDVDSLYFTMLNCNKRSITLNTKTERGKEILTELIRRSDVMVENFGPGAVDRMGFTWDRIKEINPRIVYASIKGFGDGPYTAFKAYEVVAQAMGGAMSTTGFEEGPPLATGAQIGDSGTGIHVVAGILAALFQRESTGRGQRVNVAMQHAVLNLCRVKLRDQQRLAHGPLAEYPNEDFGDEVPRSGNASGGGQPGWAVKCAPGGPNDYVYVIVQPVGWKPLSELIGRPELAEDPDWATPQARLPKLGKLFQLIEEWSSTLPKWEVLERLNAHNIPCGPILSTREIIEDASLAANGMVVTVPHPERGEFVTVGSPLKLSDSPVDVVASPLLGEHNEEVFVGELGLGDEELRLLKSNGVI